The following proteins come from a genomic window of Musa acuminata AAA Group cultivar baxijiao chromosome BXJ1-7, Cavendish_Baxijiao_AAA, whole genome shotgun sequence:
- the LOC135679162 gene encoding zinc finger protein ZOP1-like produces the protein MTEYWVSQGKKWCDFCKFYIANNPLNIRTHELGQRHKDNVAKRLATMRKESAAREKEQKEAARALKEIEAKAKKSYQNDLASFQRVDTSDGLQSNKTITDEAQCSAATRNEAGAPGLVISTPLNPMRAVKRAQSSATVKRRKRDDEKAKMISKEEAEALKAMEAARKRMEESHTEFSFVKQNHFIYCIEWYVTLCLFDWASNENHFTVQSMPCYLFLSCSYQSHEAGSPRILHLTTIRGAAF, from the exons ATGACGGAG TATTGGGTTAGTCAAGGAAAAAAATGGTGTGATTTCTGCAAGTTCTATATTGCAAACAACCCTTTGAACATCAGAACTCATGAACTTGGTCAGCGCCACAAGGACAATGTTGCTAAGAGGCTTGCTACTATGAGAAAGGAGAGCGCTGCCAGGGAGAAGGAACAAAAAGAAGCAGCACGTGCCCTAAAGGAAATAGAAGCA AAAGCAAAAAAGAGCTACCAGAATGATTTGGCTTCTTTCCAGAGAGTTGATACTAGCGATGGACTACAATCTAATAAGACAATTACAGATGAAGCCCAGTGTTCAGCTGCAACTAGAAATG AAGCTGGAGCTCCAGGGTTGGTTATCTCAACACCTTTGAACCCCATGAGAGCTGTTAAGCGTGCACAATCTTCAGCGactgttaaaaggagaaaaagggATGATGAAAAAGCGAAGATGATATCTAAGGAGGAAGCGGAGGCTCTGAAGGCAATGGAGGCTGCAAGGAAAAGAATGGAAGAAAGTCATACTGAATTTTCTTTTGTGAAGCAAAACCACTTCATTTATTGTATTGAATGGTATGTAACCTTGTGCTTGTTTGACTGGGCATCAAATGAGAACCACTTCACAGTACAATCCATGCCATGTTATTTGTTCCTGTCTTGTTCTTATCAGTCACATGAAGCTGGCAGTCCAAGAATTCTGCATCTCACCACAATCCGCGGTGCCGCATTCTAA
- the LOC135679163 gene encoding patatin-like protein 2, translating to MAETTKSSSHHSHRHRRHPHTPPPSKGKLITVLSIDGGGVRGLIPGTIISFLESKLQELDGPDARIADYFDVITGTSTGGLLTAMITAPNENNRPMFSAKEVIDFYLENSPKIFPQGKGFLSSVTKLAGAIMGPKYDGKFLHTKVKDLLTETKLSQTLTNVIIPTFDIKLLQPVIFSSFEARLAALKDAHLADICISTSAAPTYLPAHYFETKDSDGNTRSYDLIDGGIAANNPTLVAMSQIKKEIALMNKDFANFKSIDYHNFIIISIGTGSAKIEQKFSADLASKWGVLQWLYHGGSTPLIDSFFQGSADVVDIHMSSLFQSLNCEKNYLRIQDDTLVGERSSVDVSTKENLQELVQIGKNLLKKPVSRVNLETGIFEELDGEGTNADALTHLAQRLSQERRLRKANANGH from the exons ATGGCGGAGACGACCAAATCGAGCTCCCATCACAGCCACCGTCATCGCAGGCATCCGCACACGCCGCCGCCCTCCAAGGGGAAGCTGATCACGGTGCTGAGCATCGATGGAGGAGGCGTTCGAGGCCTCATTCCGGGGACCATTATTTCCTTTCTCGAATCCAAGCTTCAG GAACTGGATGGACCGGACGCCAGGATCGCGGACTACTTTGATGTGATTACGGGAACGAGCACAGGAGGATTGCTCACGGCCATGATCACTGCTCCGAACGAGAACAACCGCCCGATGTTCTCTGCAAAGGAAGTGATCGACTTCTACCTCGAGAACAGCCCCAAGATTTTTCCTCAAGG AAAAGGATTTCTCAGCTCGGTGACGAAGTTAGCCGGTGCGATCATGGGGCCGAAATATGATGGGAAATTTCTGCACACCAAAGTAAAGGATTTGCTCACCGAAACAAAGCTAAGTCAGACGTTAACCAACGTGATAATCCCAACTTTCGACATCAAGCTTCTGCAGCCAGTCATCTTCTCATCCTTCGAG GCAAGACTTGCGGCTCTCAAGGATGCTCATCTTGCTGACATCTGTATCAGTACGTCGGCCGCCCCAACCTACCTCCCGGCACATTACTTTGAAACTAAAGACTCCGACGGAAACACTCGTAGTTACGACCTCATCGACGGCGGCATCGCAGCAAACAACCCG ACTTTGGTTGCCATGAGCCAAATCAAGAAGGAAATCGCTTTGATGAACAAGGATTTTGCCAACTTTAAGTCGATAGACTACCACAACTTCATCATCATCTCGATCGGGACTGGCTCGGCTAAGATAGAGCAGAAGTTTAGTGCAGATCTAGCGTCCAAATGGGGAGTTCTGCAGTGGCTGTATCATGGTGGTTCGACCCCCTTGATCGACAGCTTCTTTCAAGGAAGCGCCGATGTGGTTGACATCCACATGTCGTCTCTGTTCCAGTCACTTAATTGTGAGAAGAACTACCTCAGGATTCAG GATGACACCTTGGTAGGTGAGAGGTCATCTGTCGATGTGTCCACGAAGGAGAACCTACAGGAGCTGGTGCAGATCGGGAAGAACCTTCTAAAGAAGCCAGTTTCGAGAGTCAACCTGGAGACAGGCATCTTTGAGGAGCTCGACGGAGAGGGAACCAACGCAGACGCGCTCACCCACCTCGCGCAGCGACTTTCCCAAGAACGGCGCCTCAGGAAAGCAAACGCCAATGGCCACTGA